A genomic segment from Klebsiella africana encodes:
- the eutH gene encoding ethanolamine utilization protein EutH has product MGINEIIMYIMMFFMLIAAVDRILSQFGGSARFLGKLGKSIEGAGSQFEEGFMAMGALGLAMVGMTALAPVLAHLLGPVIIPLYEMLGANPSMFAGTLLACDMGGFFLAKELAGGDVAAWMYSGLILGSMMGPTIVFSIPVALGIIEPTDRRWLALGVLAGIVTIPIGCIAGGLVAMYSGVEINGQPVEFTFALILMNMIPVIIVAVLVALGLKFIPEKMINGFQIFAKFLVALITIGLAAAVIKFLLGWELIPGLDPIFMAPGDQPGEVMRAIEVIGSISCVLLGAYPMVLLLTRWFEKPLMRIGNLLKINNMAAGGMVATLANNIPMFGMMKQMDTRGKVINCAFSVSAAFALGDHLGFAAANMHAMIFPMIVGKLVGGVTAIGVAMLLVPKEKTIPAVEKSDAEVEAHS; this is encoded by the coding sequence ATGGGAATTAACGAAATCATCATGTACATCATGATGTTCTTTATGCTGATTGCCGCCGTGGACAGGATCCTGTCGCAGTTCGGCGGCTCGGCACGCTTCCTCGGCAAACTGGGGAAAAGCATTGAAGGGGCGGGCAGTCAGTTTGAAGAAGGATTTATGGCGATGGGGGCGCTGGGTCTGGCAATGGTCGGGATGACCGCCCTGGCGCCGGTGCTGGCCCATCTGCTCGGCCCGGTGATTATTCCGCTGTATGAGATGCTCGGCGCTAACCCGTCAATGTTCGCCGGCACGCTGCTGGCGTGCGATATGGGTGGTTTCTTCCTCGCTAAAGAACTTGCGGGCGGTGACGTGGCGGCCTGGATGTACTCAGGCCTGATCCTCGGGTCCATGATGGGCCCGACCATTGTGTTCTCCATTCCGGTGGCGCTCGGCATTATCGAACCAACCGATCGCCGCTGGCTGGCGCTCGGCGTGCTGGCGGGCATTGTCACCATTCCCATCGGCTGTATCGCCGGCGGTCTGGTGGCGATGTATTCCGGGGTGGAGATCAACGGCCAGCCGGTAGAGTTTACCTTCGCGCTGATCCTGATGAATATGATCCCGGTGATCATCGTCGCCGTACTGGTGGCGCTGGGGCTGAAGTTTATTCCGGAAAAAATGATCAACGGCTTCCAGATCTTCGCCAAATTCCTCGTGGCGCTGATCACCATCGGCCTGGCGGCGGCGGTGATCAAGTTTCTGCTCGGCTGGGAGCTGATCCCGGGACTCGACCCGATCTTTATGGCGCCTGGCGACCAGCCCGGCGAGGTAATGCGCGCCATCGAAGTGATTGGCTCTATCTCCTGCGTGCTGCTCGGCGCTTACCCAATGGTGCTCCTGCTGACCCGCTGGTTTGAAAAGCCGCTAATGCGCATCGGTAACCTGCTGAAAATCAATAATATGGCTGCTGGCGGTATGGTCGCCACCCTGGCGAATAACATCCCGATGTTCGGCATGATGAAGCAGATGGATACCCGTGGGAAAGTGATCAACTGCGCCTTCTCGGTATCAGCGGCATTCGCGCTGGGCGACCATCTCGGTTTTGCAGCAGCCAACATGCACGCCATGATCTTCCCGATGATCGTCGGCAAGCTGGTCGGCGGCGTTACCGCGATTGGCGTGGCGATGCTGCTGGTGCCGAAAGAGAAAACGATCCCGGCGGTAGAGAAAAGCGACGCTGAAGTGGAGGCACACTCGTGA